A DNA window from Camelina sativa cultivar DH55 chromosome 17, Cs, whole genome shotgun sequence contains the following coding sequences:
- the LOC104759165 gene encoding uncharacterized protein At4g04980-like: MVGISSGCIELALKEKREANIASQTTAESRWAKPNTKNKTSKWAKTLWRAFQFAFRVYTFAGGHDDRADKLTKELGKEIELILGNQ; encoded by the exons ATGGTTGGTATCTCTTCTGGCTGCATAGAACTGGCATTGAAG GAAAAGAGAGAGGCAAATATTGCATCGCAAACTACTGCAGAATCACGATGGGCAAAGCCGAATACGAAGAATAAGACTTCAAAATGGGCTAAAACACTTTGGAGGGCATTTCAGTTTGCGTTCAGAGTATACACATTTGCTGGTGGGCACGACGATCGTGCTGATAAGCTTACAAAAGAGTTGGGTAAGGAGATCGAACTGATTCTTGGAAACCAATGA